From Bdellovibrionales bacterium, one genomic window encodes:
- a CDS encoding permease: MNGKCKCQCQCQAVAAAEPVKKGLPPLWIGGGLIGLAFWGLLYSQLEPFSNWFVSLLPVEKATPLGEAAIFFFYDTPKVFLLLTLVVFVMGVLRSFFSPEQTRALLAGKHEGLGNIAAACLGIVTPFCSCSAVPLFLGFVSAGVPLGVTFSFLIAAPMVNEIALGLLFGLVGWKVAAAYMFFGLGVAIVAGWVMGRFHLEGWLESWVRDERAGTTALSSAKLTALDRVKEGRKAVREIVGKVWLWMIAGIAVGALIHGYAPADLLASIMGKQAWWSVPASVLVGIPMYSNAAGIIPVVEALLGKGAALGTVLAFMMSVTALSLPEAIILRKVLSLRLIAVYFGVVACGILAVGYLFNAMF; this comes from the coding sequence ATGAACGGCAAGTGTAAGTGTCAGTGCCAATGTCAAGCCGTGGCAGCGGCAGAGCCCGTTAAAAAAGGGCTGCCCCCTTTATGGATTGGCGGCGGTCTTATCGGGCTGGCTTTTTGGGGCTTGCTTTATAGCCAGTTAGAGCCTTTTTCAAACTGGTTCGTTTCGTTGCTTCCTGTTGAAAAGGCGACCCCTCTTGGCGAAGCTGCAATCTTTTTCTTTTACGACACGCCCAAGGTTTTTCTGCTCCTGACGCTTGTTGTCTTTGTGATGGGCGTTCTTCGCAGTTTCTTTTCACCTGAACAGACCCGCGCTTTGTTGGCGGGCAAACACGAAGGGCTTGGCAATATCGCGGCGGCGTGCCTTGGTATCGTAACGCCTTTTTGTTCCTGCTCGGCTGTGCCTTTGTTCCTTGGCTTTGTGTCGGCGGGTGTTCCTTTGGGTGTCACTTTTTCCTTTTTGATTGCGGCCCCCATGGTCAATGAAATTGCGCTTGGCCTTCTGTTCGGTCTTGTCGGATGGAAGGTTGCGGCGGCCTATATGTTCTTTGGTCTTGGCGTGGCCATCGTTGCGGGCTGGGTGATGGGGCGCTTTCATCTTGAAGGCTGGCTTGAATCTTGGGTGCGTGATGAACGCGCGGGCACGACCGCCCTTTCATCAGCCAAGCTAACGGCGCTTGACCGCGTTAAAGAGGGGCGAAAAGCCGTCCGTGAAATCGTCGGCAAGGTCTGGCTATGGATGATCGCGGGCATTGCTGTCGGTGCGCTTATTCATGGCTATGCGCCAGCCGACCTTTTGGCCTCGATCATGGGCAAACAGGCGTGGTGGTCGGTTCCGGCTTCGGTTTTGGTTGGAATCCCGATGTATTCGAACGCGGCGGGGATCATCCCCGTTGTTGAGGCCTTGCTGGGCAAAGGAGCCGCGCTTGGCACGGTTCTCGCCTTTATGATGTCTGTCACAGCCCTGTCGCTGCCCGAAGCGATCATCCTTCGCAAAGTTCTTTCTTT
- a CDS encoding metalloregulator ArsR/SmtB family transcription factor, with protein sequence MKQSLDVLLALAEPTRYQAVSILWDGRERCVCELIDLLDKSQSCVSRHMTLLKRVGLVVDRRDAQWVRYRRNPDLSKAVVTLIEAVLNLEKPAKRKAA encoded by the coding sequence ATGAAACAATCACTTGATGTCCTTTTGGCTCTTGCGGAGCCTACGCGCTACCAAGCCGTTAGCATCCTTTGGGATGGGCGAGAGCGCTGTGTCTGCGAGCTGATAGACCTTTTGGACAAGAGCCAATCTTGCGTGTCGCGCCATATGACCCTGCTTAAAAGGGTAGGCCTTGTCGTTGATCGTCGTGATGCACAATGGGTGCGCTATCGTCGTAACCCTGACCTTTCCAAAGCCGTCGTCACGCTTATTGAGGCTGTTTTAAATCTAGAAAAGCCAGCAAAAAGGAAAGCAGCATGA
- a CDS encoding tyrosine-protein phosphatase has product MIKHRPSFTCKSKNPLVRCVAWLAYKVKVARGLMQTPRQVALAHFETLFIDGLFLNALLPTNKHRVSKNLWRSGQPHALQFDKLAQQGIRTIINLRGKRDCASYLLEAKACRRHGITLVDFPMDSRQPPRLEILEQIEGLFSGIAYPALLHCKAGSDRAGIMSALYLLIIEKQPVDVAKKQLSLRYGHIRQAKTGVLDRFLEAYQSFSAKRPMAFLDWARQHYDREAVIASHKVFNWAAWLTDRALRRE; this is encoded by the coding sequence ATGATTAAACATCGCCCCTCCTTTACTTGTAAGAGCAAGAACCCCCTTGTCCGCTGCGTGGCGTGGCTTGCTTATAAAGTCAAGGTGGCGCGAGGCCTTATGCAAACGCCGCGTCAAGTTGCGCTGGCGCATTTTGAGACGTTGTTTATCGACGGCCTTTTTCTCAATGCCCTTCTTCCCACGAATAAACACCGCGTCAGCAAGAATCTGTGGCGATCAGGCCAGCCACATGCCCTGCAATTTGACAAACTGGCCCAACAAGGTATTCGCACTATCATCAATTTGCGCGGCAAGCGCGACTGCGCGTCTTACCTTCTTGAAGCCAAAGCCTGCCGACGGCACGGCATCACGCTCGTTGACTTTCCCATGGACTCACGCCAACCGCCGAGGCTTGAAATCCTTGAACAGATTGAGGGGCTTTTTTCTGGCATAGCGTACCCCGCCCTGCTTCACTGTAAGGCCGGTTCGGATCGCGCTGGGATCATGAGCGCGCTTTATCTTCTTATCATTGAAAAACAACCCGTCGACGTCGCCAAAAAGCAACTATCGCTACGTTATGGCCATATTCGGCAAGCAAAAACGGGCGTTTTGGATCGCTTTCTTGAAGCCTATCAAAGCTTTTCTGCCAAGCGTCCCATGGCCTTTTTGGACTGGGCAAGACAACACTATGACCGCGAGGCCGTTATCGCCTCACACAAAGTTTTCAACTGGGCTGCATGGCTCACTGATCGCGCTTTGCGTCGGGAATGA
- a CDS encoding ABC transporter ATP-binding protein — protein sequence MSSSHPSSSSKTDNRTGALIARLFRGYIRPHIKGFVASFVFMAIAAGATGLMAKTIEPIINQLGKGQDSVFALKLGGLVMGLFIARGVATYFHTVIMNYIGQRIVTDVQQQMHRHLLEADLSFFHANASGLLISRLTNDVTIMRSAVGECMTNSFKGGLTLAFLIAVMFYQDWRLSLAAFFVFPVSAFFVAKVGRHMRRYSLRTQEEMGRFISLLSQIFQGIRHVRGYGMENHEHERVQGVTENIFKLAIKNYHVSALSDPLMELMSGMAITTVVFYGNWRIEQGLTTTGALFSFITAFILAFDPMRRAAKVNGQLQAGLAAAERVFSLLDTRPSIVDAPQAIAMNVSDESVALRDVVFRYPDGTLALDHVSITVPHGKTVAIVGPSGAGKSTIINLIPRFYDVEGGAILIGGMDIRAATMKSLRSKIALVSQETALFDDTVRANIAYGKEGASEQEIVKAAENASADGFIRLLPQGYDTVVGEHGVKLSGGQRQRIAIARAMLRNAPILLLDEATSALDNESERAVQEALTRLQEGRTTIVVAHRLSTIVDADKIIVIEAGRIVEQGTHEALLAKAGVYARLYGLQSSFPTQSAISEPCSPVENFV from the coding sequence TTGTCTTCCTCTCATCCCTCTTCCTCTTCCAAGACCGACAACCGGACGGGAGCTCTTATCGCACGGTTGTTTCGTGGGTATATCCGTCCCCATATCAAAGGTTTTGTAGCATCGTTTGTCTTTATGGCGATTGCCGCCGGTGCAACAGGCCTTATGGCCAAAACAATCGAGCCGATCATTAACCAGCTGGGGAAAGGGCAGGACTCCGTTTTTGCCTTGAAGCTGGGCGGGCTTGTTATGGGGCTGTTTATTGCGCGGGGCGTCGCAACCTATTTCCATACGGTTATTATGAACTATATTGGCCAGCGTATCGTGACCGATGTTCAACAACAAATGCATCGCCATCTTCTTGAGGCGGATCTTTCGTTCTTTCATGCCAATGCCTCGGGCCTTTTGATTTCGCGGTTGACAAATGATGTGACCATTATGCGGTCTGCGGTTGGCGAGTGCATGACTAATTCTTTTAAGGGCGGGCTGACGCTTGCTTTTCTGATTGCCGTTATGTTTTATCAGGATTGGCGGCTTTCCTTGGCCGCTTTTTTTGTTTTTCCGGTATCCGCCTTTTTTGTCGCGAAGGTTGGCCGGCACATGCGGCGCTATTCGCTCCGCACACAGGAGGAGATGGGGCGTTTTATCTCGCTTTTAAGCCAGATTTTTCAAGGTATCCGGCACGTTCGGGGCTATGGCATGGAAAATCATGAGCATGAACGCGTGCAGGGCGTGACCGAAAACATCTTTAAGCTGGCCATCAAAAACTATCATGTGAGTGCGCTTTCCGATCCTTTGATGGAGCTGATGAGCGGTATGGCCATTACGACTGTTGTCTTCTATGGCAATTGGCGCATTGAGCAAGGCCTCACGACAACGGGGGCGTTGTTTTCGTTTATTACAGCCTTTATCCTTGCCTTTGATCCTATGCGCCGCGCCGCGAAGGTGAACGGCCAGCTTCAAGCGGGCCTAGCGGCGGCCGAGCGCGTCTTCTCGCTCCTTGACACGCGGCCGTCGATTGTGGATGCGCCGCAAGCCATCGCGATGAATGTGAGCGACGAAAGCGTTGCGCTGCGCGACGTTGTGTTCCGTTACCCAGATGGAACCTTGGCGCTGGATCATGTGTCGATCACTGTTCCGCATGGCAAGACGGTCGCTATTGTTGGCCCCTCTGGGGCGGGCAAATCGACCATTATCAACCTGATCCCCCGTTTTTATGATGTGGAAGGCGGGGCCATTCTTATCGGGGGTATGGACATTCGTGCGGCGACGATGAAGAGTCTGCGCAGCAAGATTGCGCTGGTCAGTCAGGAAACGGCTCTTTTTGATGACACCGTGCGTGCGAACATCGCCTATGGCAAAGAGGGCGCGAGTGAGCAAGAGATTGTGAAGGCTGCCGAGAATGCCAGTGCTGATGGCTTTATCCGCCTACTTCCGCAGGGCTATGATACCGTGGTGGGGGAGCATGGCGTGAAGCTTTCTGGTGGACAACGGCAACGGATTGCGATTGCGCGGGCCATGTTGCGCAACGCGCCGATCCTCTTGCTTGATGAGGCGACCTCCGCGCTTGATAATGAATCCGAACGCGCTGTGCAGGAAGCCTTGACCCGTCTTCAAGAGGGGCGGACAACGATTGTTGTGGCCCATAGGCTTTCGACGATTGTTGATGCCGACAAAATTATTGTGATCGAGGCGGGGCGTATTGTTGAGCAAGGGACGCATGAGGCGCTCTTGGCCAAGGCGGGCGTTTATGCGCGGCTTTACGGCCTGCAAAGCTCATTCCCGACGCAAAGCGCGATCAGTGAGCCATGCAGCCCAGTTGAAAACTTTGTGTGA
- a CDS encoding DUF6468 domain-containing protein: MTSLIGFVLDIVLIGFLIAGISYAIKLTQQLADMRAQRADMERFVAVFSSTVERAEAGIRGLKSVSRSSGDDLERLIEKGQSLRDELHFLTESADQIATRLSNTATQMTRGSEAATTTSPEIKPKASAAKQPEKPRIVEAVPSQPVSAAPQQASSAAERDLLRVLGKRG; this comes from the coding sequence ATGACCAGTCTCATCGGGTTTGTTTTAGATATTGTTCTGATCGGCTTTCTGATTGCTGGCATTTCCTATGCCATTAAGCTGACGCAACAATTGGCCGATATGCGCGCGCAACGCGCGGATATGGAGCGGTTTGTTGCCGTTTTTAGCTCGACGGTGGAACGGGCCGAGGCGGGTATTCGCGGGCTTAAAAGCGTTTCGCGCTCCAGCGGCGACGATTTAGAGAGGCTGATCGAAAAAGGCCAAAGCTTGCGTGATGAGCTTCATTTTCTGACTGAAAGCGCCGACCAAATTGCGACCCGTTTGTCCAACACGGCGACGCAGATGACAAGAGGGAGCGAGGCGGCGACGACCACTTCACCAGAGATTAAGCCTAAAGCGAGCGCGGCCAAACAGCCGGAAAAACCCAGAATTGTCGAAGCGGTTCCGTCTCAGCCTGTTAGTGCCGCCCCGCAGCAAGCTTCCTCGGCGGCTGAACGCGATCTTTTGCGCGTTCTTGGCAAAAGGGGCTAG
- the fliM gene encoding flagellar motor switch protein FliM, which produces MTDETPAAEMSEEERQAAEWAAMAEGGDSAEGGATRVLSQNEIDSLLGFSGGPASQDNSGIMALINSALVNYERLPMLEVVFDRLVRMMSTSLRNFTSDNVEVSLDQITSVRFGDYLNSIPLPAMLAVFKAEEWDNSALMTIDSAMIYSIVDVLLGGRRGTAAMRIEGRPYTTIERNLVERLVRVILADVSGAFDPLSPVTFRFDRLETNPRFATIARPANAAVLAKLRIDMEDRGGRIEILIPYATLEPVRELLLQMFMGEKFGRDSIWETHLGNELLMTNMHMDAVLDEVSMPLGDVMNWKVGSRLMLNVKPDDLVALRAGEVTLFKGRMGSVNDNIAVRVDEITLQEAEKHQ; this is translated from the coding sequence ATGACCGACGAAACGCCAGCCGCCGAAATGAGTGAGGAAGAACGCCAAGCGGCCGAATGGGCTGCTATGGCTGAAGGCGGCGATTCGGCTGAAGGCGGGGCCACGCGCGTTCTCAGCCAAAACGAGATCGATTCTCTTTTGGGCTTTAGCGGCGGCCCAGCATCGCAGGATAACTCTGGCATTATGGCGCTTATCAACAGCGCGCTTGTTAATTACGAGCGCCTGCCGATGCTCGAGGTCGTGTTCGACCGTCTTGTGCGCATGATGTCCACCTCCTTGCGCAATTTTACCTCGGACAATGTTGAAGTTAGCCTTGATCAAATTACCTCGGTGCGGTTTGGCGATTATCTGAACTCGATCCCTCTGCCTGCCATGCTGGCGGTGTTTAAGGCCGAGGAATGGGACAACTCAGCGCTGATGACCATCGATAGCGCCATGATCTATTCGATTGTGGACGTTCTTCTTGGCGGTCGTCGCGGCACGGCGGCCATGCGTATTGAAGGGCGGCCTTATACGACGATTGAGCGCAATCTGGTCGAGCGGTTGGTGCGTGTGATTTTGGCCGATGTTAGCGGCGCGTTTGATCCGCTCTCGCCCGTCACGTTCCGTTTTGACCGTCTTGAAACCAACCCGCGTTTTGCCACCATTGCGCGTCCCGCGAACGCAGCCGTGTTGGCCAAGCTTCGCATCGACATGGAAGACCGTGGCGGGCGTATCGAAATCTTGATCCCTTACGCGACGTTAGAGCCTGTGCGCGAGCTTCTTTTGCAGATGTTCATGGGTGAAAAATTCGGGCGCGATTCCATTTGGGAAACCCATTTGGGCAATGAGCTTTTGATGACCAATATGCATATGGATGCTGTGTTGGACGAAGTCTCGATGCCGCTGGGTGATGTGATGAATTGGAAGGTTGGCTCAAGGCTGATGCTGAACGTCAAGCCCGACGACCTTGTGGCCCTTCGTGCGGGCGAGGTAACCCTCTTTAAGGGGCGCATGGGATCCGTTAATGACAACATTGCCGTGCGCGTGGATGAAATCACTTTGCAGGAGGCAGAGAAACATCAATGA
- a CDS encoding flagellar basal body-associated FliL family protein, whose protein sequence is MAKEEKDEKPDEAKEEGAAEGEEGQGEGEEGLHPPKKKLSKKMMIIIAAAAFVVLAGGGAGLFFSGILGGSQPAAEGAAHGGEKNAADHAAEKTEGAAAQGEEAGTEKDEKVAPVFFPLGDVLVNLSGDGKRPNFLKIKVNLELADEKDVPAIEALKPRIIDHFQIYLRELRVEDLRGSAGLYRLREELLLRVTEAVKPIRVRDVLFQEMLVQ, encoded by the coding sequence GTGGCTAAAGAAGAAAAAGACGAAAAACCCGACGAGGCCAAGGAAGAAGGCGCGGCTGAGGGCGAAGAAGGCCAAGGCGAGGGCGAAGAAGGCCTTCATCCCCCCAAGAAGAAGCTCAGCAAGAAGATGATGATTATCATCGCGGCGGCTGCCTTTGTTGTTTTGGCGGGTGGTGGCGCGGGGTTGTTCTTTTCCGGTATTTTAGGTGGAAGCCAGCCGGCGGCAGAAGGCGCGGCGCATGGTGGTGAGAAAAACGCTGCCGACCATGCCGCTGAAAAGACAGAGGGTGCTGCGGCGCAAGGGGAAGAGGCGGGCACAGAGAAAGATGAGAAGGTGGCCCCCGTTTTCTTTCCGCTGGGTGATGTCCTTGTCAATCTCAGTGGTGACGGAAAACGGCCTAATTTCCTTAAAATAAAGGTTAATCTTGAACTGGCCGATGAAAAGGATGTGCCAGCGATTGAAGCGTTAAAGCCGCGCATTATCGATCACTTTCAGATTTATCTTCGTGAATTGCGTGTCGAAGATTTGCGGGGTTCGGCAGGTCTTTATCGTTTGCGAGAAGAATTGTTGTTGCGCGTGACCGAGGCTGTTAAACCTATCCGCGTTCGAGACGTGTTGTTTCAGGAAATGCTCGTCCAATAA
- the flgF gene encoding flagellar basal-body rod protein FlgF: MQGAGLILTSYQDSLTRALDITANNVANVNTTGFKRENIAFDTYLIRPAPQQSFQFAVEKGTYRDAAQGSTLTTGNPLDVAIQGQGYIPIQTAAGIRYTRAGSFQLNNDGDVVTAAGDKVMGDGNQAITLPTDARDILIGPDGTVTAMSGTGTSALQVGKLSLVQFQNEQGLTPIGNNLYSTDETPQPSTDGRFVQGAIEQSNVQSITEMTRMIEVSRTYQQVVHLLDLENDRQSRAIQRLGKATAA, from the coding sequence ATGCAAGGAGCCGGCCTTATCCTAACCTCGTATCAAGACTCGCTTACGCGGGCGTTGGATATTACGGCCAACAATGTTGCCAACGTCAACACGACGGGCTTCAAACGCGAAAACATCGCCTTTGATACCTATCTTATACGGCCAGCCCCGCAACAATCCTTTCAGTTTGCCGTCGAAAAAGGAACCTACCGCGACGCGGCGCAAGGCTCTACCCTGACGACGGGCAATCCTTTGGATGTTGCTATTCAAGGCCAAGGCTATATCCCCATCCAAACGGCGGCAGGCATTCGCTATACCCGCGCAGGCTCGTTTCAGCTGAATAATGACGGCGATGTTGTGACAGCGGCGGGCGACAAAGTTATGGGTGACGGGAATCAAGCCATCACACTTCCCACGGACGCACGCGATATTCTGATCGGCCCCGATGGCACTGTCACGGCGATGTCCGGAACCGGTACAAGCGCCCTTCAAGTTGGCAAACTAAGCCTTGTCCAATTCCAAAACGAACAAGGCCTAACGCCTATCGGCAACAATCTTTACAGCACCGACGAAACACCGCAGCCCTCAACCGATGGCCGCTTTGTGCAAGGCGCGATTGAGCAATCCAACGTCCAGTCTATCACGGAAATGACGCGCATGATCGAAGTGTCGCGCACCTATCAACAAGTCGTTCATTTACTAGATCTTGAAAACGACCGTCAATCACGAGCCATTCAACGCTTAGGGAAGGCCACCGCGGCCTGA
- the flgG gene encoding flagellar basal-body rod protein FlgG — MRAMSIGASGMQAQQLNVEVISNNIANISTTGFKRSRAEFQDMLYENMRRVGSPSSDTGTLLPSGLQVGLGVMPVATYRISEQGNLTVTNNQFDVAINGRGFLQVQVPDGTTAYTRAGSLQLNETGQIVSPDGFPILPAITVPANALSVTINASGQVTATIDGQTAEQSLGQLQLATFINQTGLEAIGNNLLKETAASGSPTVGNPQSAGFGSLVQGSVESSNVNVVSEITGLITAQRAYEMNSRVIKTADEMLTTISQLR; from the coding sequence ATGAGAGCTATGAGCATCGGCGCATCGGGCATGCAAGCCCAGCAGCTTAACGTTGAAGTCATCTCGAACAATATCGCCAACATCTCGACGACGGGATTCAAACGCTCTCGCGCCGAGTTTCAGGATATGCTGTACGAAAACATGCGGCGCGTGGGTTCGCCCTCGTCCGACACGGGAACGCTGTTACCCTCCGGCTTGCAAGTTGGCTTGGGCGTCATGCCCGTCGCGACATACCGCATCAGCGAACAGGGAAACCTAACCGTGACCAACAATCAGTTTGATGTGGCCATTAACGGGCGAGGTTTTTTACAGGTTCAAGTCCCCGATGGCACGACGGCCTATACCCGCGCCGGTTCGCTGCAACTGAATGAAACAGGTCAGATTGTCTCCCCTGATGGCTTCCCTATTCTTCCTGCCATTACCGTTCCCGCCAATGCGCTTTCGGTCACCATTAATGCCTCAGGACAAGTCACGGCAACCATCGACGGACAAACAGCAGAACAAAGCCTTGGCCAGCTTCAACTCGCCACCTTTATCAATCAAACGGGCCTTGAAGCTATTGGCAATAATTTGTTGAAAGAAACCGCCGCCTCTGGCTCGCCTACCGTCGGCAATCCGCAATCTGCTGGCTTTGGCAGTCTTGTCCAAGGTTCGGTTGAAAGCTCGAACGTCAATGTCGTGTCCGAAATCACGGGCTTGATCACCGCGCAGCGCGCCTATGAAATGAACTCGCGCGTGATCAAAACCGCCGACGAAATGCTGACCACCATCAGTCAATTGAGGTAG
- the flgA gene encoding flagellar basal body P-ring formation chaperone FlgA: MTRHFLYGFMALILAALPMPCLGQDAVMLRPVRSVEHDAIRLSDVFEGVPEGQDADIAVSPAPGKSVTYNARIVTGVAKRHNLAWQAQSQADQIVLTRAATHITPDMIQKVVLAKIQEEVRLPSDSPEVVFDNKHMDILLPSEQAPDFSLVNFSYDQTSHRFHAALSLPTMPQAPSQTISGHLVIKKSVPVLAHRLTAGTMIGAHDLDWITVPEEQINNDVLAQADAIVGQELRRDQAEGDFIRTRDVTPPRLVTRGSLVTLKIETPLMLITTQGRALQDGARNDVVRVRNNQSNRIVEGLVEADGVIRVMLLQKVAVLDAAKEE, from the coding sequence ATGACTCGTCACTTTCTGTATGGTTTTATGGCTTTGATCCTCGCGGCGCTTCCCATGCCCTGCCTTGGGCAGGACGCCGTGATGCTGCGCCCCGTAAGATCGGTCGAGCACGATGCCATACGTTTAAGCGACGTATTTGAGGGCGTGCCAGAGGGCCAAGATGCCGACATTGCCGTATCGCCCGCACCTGGCAAAAGCGTAACCTATAACGCACGCATTGTAACCGGTGTCGCCAAGCGGCATAATCTTGCTTGGCAGGCCCAAAGTCAGGCCGATCAAATCGTTTTGACCCGCGCCGCGACACATATTACGCCCGATATGATCCAAAAGGTTGTGCTTGCCAAGATTCAGGAAGAGGTACGCTTACCGTCCGATTCCCCTGAGGTCGTTTTCGACAACAAGCACATGGATATTCTGTTGCCCAGTGAACAAGCCCCCGACTTTTCTCTGGTCAACTTTTCCTATGACCAAACCTCACACCGCTTCCACGCCGCGTTGTCCTTACCCACTATGCCGCAGGCGCCAAGCCAAACGATTTCTGGTCACCTTGTCATCAAAAAATCCGTCCCCGTTCTAGCCCATAGGCTAACGGCGGGCACAATGATCGGGGCACACGATCTGGATTGGATCACGGTTCCCGAAGAACAGATTAACAACGATGTACTGGCGCAAGCGGACGCCATCGTCGGGCAAGAGCTTCGCCGCGATCAAGCCGAGGGTGACTTTATCCGTACGCGTGACGTGACGCCGCCTCGTCTTGTGACGCGCGGGTCGCTTGTCACGCTTAAAATTGAAACGCCCCTCATGCTGATCACAACGCAAGGTCGTGCCTTGCAAGATGGCGCAAGAAACGACGTGGTGCGCGTAAGAAACAACCAAAGCAACCGTATCGTCGAGGGACTTGTCGAAGCCGATGGCGTTATTCGCGTCATGCTTTTACAAAAGGTAGCTGTCCTTGATGCCGCAAAGGAAGAATAG
- the flgH gene encoding flagellar basal body L-ring protein FlgH, whose amino-acid sequence MPRSPLFTLGLVCLLAFSLSGCNALTRAREVGEAPPLTAVQDPSMIPGPNPVKMPMPNPDMGEKQANSLWRTGSRAFFRDQRASRVGDILTVLISIDEKAQISNETKRTRTNSEDANVTNLFGIESQLTKVLPEGVTGANLVETGSNLSNAGKGSVDRSEKINLRVAATITQILPNGNLVMAGRQQVNVNFDMRELLVTGVIRPEDISAENTVKYDQVAEARISYGGRGQIQDVQQPRYGSQVMDILMPF is encoded by the coding sequence ATGCCTCGCTCTCCGCTTTTCACGCTCGGCCTTGTTTGCCTCCTCGCCTTCAGCCTTTCCGGCTGCAACGCCCTAACGCGCGCGCGGGAAGTCGGTGAAGCGCCCCCACTAACCGCTGTGCAGGATCCGTCCATGATTCCAGGGCCGAACCCCGTTAAGATGCCGATGCCCAATCCCGATATGGGCGAGAAACAAGCCAACTCCCTTTGGCGCACAGGCTCACGCGCTTTCTTCCGCGATCAACGCGCTAGCCGCGTGGGCGATATCCTGACCGTCCTGATCAGCATTGATGAAAAGGCGCAAATCTCAAACGAAACAAAACGGACGCGCACCAATTCCGAGGATGCCAACGTCACAAACCTTTTTGGCATTGAATCGCAGCTGACCAAAGTTCTGCCAGAAGGCGTGACAGGCGCAAATCTTGTGGAAACAGGCAGCAACCTTTCCAACGCCGGCAAAGGCTCTGTCGATCGGTCGGAGAAAATCAATCTGCGAGTGGCCGCCACCATCACGCAAATTTTGCCCAACGGCAACCTTGTGATGGCCGGACGGCAGCAGGTTAATGTTAACTTTGATATGCGCGAGTTGCTTGTCACGGGCGTTATCCGCCCCGAAGATATCAGCGCGGAAAACACTGTCAAATACGATCAGGTGGCCGAAGCGCGCATTTCTTACGGTGGTCGCGGGCAGATTCAAGACGTCCAGCAGCCACGCTATGGCAGCCAAGTCATGGACATCCTGATGCCCTTCTGA
- the folK gene encoding 2-amino-4-hydroxy-6-hydroxymethyldihydropteridine diphosphokinase, whose translation MNENSPKQHTVALSLGSNVGDRLAYLRKAKEALAPYVTLKACSDVYETISAYAGDQPLFLNAALWGTTIFDPKGLLYTIKDIELSLGRLPTFHYGPRTIDIDIVFFDDLVMHTANLVIPHKLMSERSFVLKPLADICPEWVHPDLGKTVQALWDELPKEDIITLIDTL comes from the coding sequence ATGAATGAAAACAGCCCCAAACAACACACCGTGGCGCTTAGCCTTGGATCGAATGTTGGTGACCGCCTTGCTTACCTTCGCAAGGCCAAAGAAGCGCTTGCGCCTTATGTCACGCTTAAGGCTTGCTCTGACGTTTATGAAACGATTTCGGCCTATGCCGGCGATCAGCCTCTTTTTCTGAACGCCGCCTTATGGGGCACAACGATCTTTGACCCAAAAGGCCTTCTGTACACCATCAAGGACATTGAACTATCGCTGGGACGGCTGCCAACCTTTCACTATGGCCCACGAACCATCGATATTGATATTGTTTTTTTTGATGATTTGGTCATGCACACGGCCAATCTGGTCATCCCTCACAAATTGATGAGTGAGCGCTCCTTCGTCCTCAAGCCCTTGGCCGACATATGCCCTGAGTGGGTTCATCCGGATCTTGGAAAAACGGTTCAGGCCCTGTGGGACGAACTCCCCAAAGAGGACATCATTACCCTCATCGATACGCTTTAG
- a CDS encoding flagellar basal body rod C-terminal domain-containing protein, whose product MSSIFSSAISGMNAAATRFSNAVTNIVNASSTGRLPNSSEKKATSYQPTDVITLSNDVGDNHLGVTTAIIPRDRPYSVARDVTSPDANAEGLIAVPNVDLTKEIVDTMMAELAYKANAKVIAAAKRTEETLVNTLA is encoded by the coding sequence ATGTCCAGTATTTTTTCTAGCGCCATTTCCGGCATGAACGCGGCGGCCACTCGTTTTTCAAATGCGGTGACGAATATCGTTAATGCTTCGTCAACAGGTCGCCTTCCGAATTCTTCTGAAAAAAAGGCAACATCGTATCAACCAACCGATGTGATCACGCTTTCCAATGATGTCGGGGACAATCATTTGGGCGTCACCACAGCCATCATACCACGCGATCGCCCTTATAGTGTGGCGCGTGATGTGACCTCGCCTGATGCCAATGCAGAAGGGTTGATCGCCGTGCCGAATGTTGATCTTACAAAAGAGATTGTGGATACGATGATGGCGGAGCTTGCCTATAAGGCAAATGCCAAAGTGATCGCGGCAGCAAAGCGCACTGAAGAAACGCTTGTCAACACGCTGGCGTAA